TTCAGAAAGTGCGGGTGATTCTGTTTCTGTATGAAGTTTCCCTGATCGGTGTTGTCATTTACATGCTTTCCAGAACAGTTTTTGGGAAATCATCCAACAAAACCAAAGGACTTCCCCTGTTGCTGGTTGCCGAAATCTTTTTCTTTTTCTCCTGTGTTCATGACATTCTGATCGCACTGGGAAAAATCAATTCAGTCGCTATGATCTTTTCAGGGACACTGTTTGTTGTAGTCGCCATGCTGTGGGTGGCCAGTAATATTTTCGCGGACACTTTTGTGGAAAACAAACGGCTGGTCAAGGATTTGAAAACGATCAATGAACATCTGGAAGAAATGGTGGAGCAACGCACAGAACAGTTGCGTCAGAAGAACAATGACATCCAGAGCATGCTACAAAATCTGCCTCAGGGCATTCTGACCATTGCGGAGGAAAATAAAATCCATCCGGAATATTCCATCTATCTGGAAACCATTTTTGAAACCAAACAGATTGCGGGACAGGAGATCATGAGTTTCCTGTTTGAGAGCAGTAATCTGGGTGTTGACGCCCAGGGGCAGATCAACAGTACGCTTGAAAGCTGTATTGGCGAAGATGAAATGAATTTTGATCTCAATCGTGGAGTGCTTCCCCTCGAATATGAAAAGACCCTGCATGATGGTCAGGTCAAAACCCTGTCGCTCATCTGGTCTCCGATTTGTAATGACGATGAAATCATCGAAAAAATTCTGGTTTGCGTTCGGGATGTGACACAATTGAAGCAATTGGAGAAAGAAGCGGGTCAGCAAAAGAAAGAGTTGGAAATGATTGGAGAAATCCTGGCGATTACCAACAAGAATTTTGTTTCATACATCAAAAATTCAAACCAGTTCCTGCTGGAAAACAGAAAACTTATTGAAAACACCACCCAGGCCTCTGATGACGTGTTGCAGACGTTATTCAGGAATATGCATACCATCAAAGGCAACGCACGGGTTTATGGACTGCATAACATGACAGACACGGCGCACCATGCGGAACAGAGCTATGACGCCTTGCGAAAAAAACAGATTGAATGGAATCAGGAACTGTTATTGCGTGAGCTGAATGAGGTCAGCTATTCACTGGAACTATACAATCAACTCTATGAGGAAAAACTTTCTGTGTTCTCAGGAAAACAGCAGGGAACGTTTGTGGAAGAAACGTTGATGGAAAAACTGAAACATGCCCTGCAGGACAGTGCGACTGATAAACTGGACACAATCCGCCATTCCATTTCACAGATGAAAACCATTATCATGGCATTTGATACAGAGTCGCTGGATAAAACCGTGAGTGAAGTGATCCAGAGTCTGCCTTCGATTGCCAAAGAAATCGGCAAGCCAACTCCGACTGTGCTTGTGAAAGACCAGAATGTCAGAGTGCGCAGCGAAATAGTACCAATGCTCAAGGATGTTTTCATGCACCTGTTTCGCAATGCCATAGATCATGGCATTGAATCGCGGGAAGAACGAGTCCGGTCTGGAAAATCCGATAAAGGGCAAATCACACTGGAAGCCGCTATTGTTAATGGAAAACTGCAACTCCGCCTGTTTGATGACGGCCGCGGACTGGGCCTTGTCAAACTGCGCAAAAAAGCCCTGGAACAAGGAATATTCACAACGGACACACCACCTACAGACCAGGATGTCGCCCAGCTTATTTTTGCGTCAGGCATGTCCACGGCAGAGCAGGTGACCACCATTTCAGGCCGGGGTGTTGGCATGGATGCCGTCAAACGCTTCCTGCAACGTCAACAGGGAGATATTGAAATCGTGTTCCAGAATCAGGAATCGGATTCCGCGGAATTTCGTCCGATCGAGTTTCATATCACCTTGCCGGGAGAATACGGTATTCAACTTTCCTGAACATTGAGCAAAAATTATGTCATCATCTGAAATAGAAAACGTTTTACAAGCGATTGATACCTTGGCCCGGTGGGTTAAAAAACTCGATTCTTATTCTGAGGACCAGATCAAACTGAATCCGATTCCGCCGACAATTTACGCGGAAATCAATCATTTGTCAGATACCATCCATGACGCGACCATCCAGGCTAAAAAGAAGGAAGAAAAACTTCAACGGTTGTCAGAACTTTTTGAACAGCTTGAGCAACTGAAAGATGTTGACCAGATTCTGAACACGACGTTTCAATTGCTGGGAAAATACATCCATTTCAGCGATTCGGCATGTTATCTCATGGAGGATGGGTATTATGTGCCTGAAAAAGAAGCGTTTGTGGACGCGCTCAATTTGAAGCTCAACAGCGATGTGACCGAATACATTTTTTCAGAAGGCGATGACGTCCGCTGTTTTAATCGCATTGAGGAAGGCAGTTACCTTCACAAATATTTCTCTCAGGTCGATGAAGATGTAGAACGCGCCAATATCCTGTTTCTACGCATCCATGGAACAGGAAAGATCCTGTGTTTTTATCAAAGTCCCGGCAGTCAGGGATTTAACCATGCGGATGAAGAGTTTTGCAAAGCGATCATGAAGCAGGCCAAACTGCGCATTCGCAACATCACCCTCATCAAGGAAGAAATCAGACTGGAATCCGAATTGAAAATCGCGGGACTGGTACAAAAGAAACTGTTTCCCAAAGAGCTTCCCCGTATTCCCAATCTTGATATTGTCACGTTCCATAAATCCGCCGCGGAAACAGGGGGAGACTGGCATGGGTTCATTCAACTGGAGGATTATCTTTATCTGTTTATCGGGGATGTCACCGGTCATGGCGCGCCTGCCGCAATCATCACGGCCACCGTTTATGGAGCCTATCAGGTGTTGCGGGAGAAACTTCAAAATGGTGAGCTGGTTCTTCCACATGAAGTTCTGAATTATTTGAATAATGTGGTTTGCGCATCTGGACAGGGTGAATTTTTGATGACTTTTTTCGCGGGAAGACTGAACCTGCGAACAGGTCTCATGGAGTTTTCCAATGCGGGACATCCTTTTCCTGTCTACATTCAGGCCATAAAACCGGAAGTCAAGCACCTCTATGCCAACAACCCTCCGTTGGGGTATCATGAGAATGTTCAATTTGAACTGCATTCCGGTGTTTTACATCAGAACGAAATTCTGATTTTATATACAGACGGCCTGATCGAAAACGAAAATAAAAAAGGCTATGTGTTGACGGCCAATAAATTACATCGTTTTCTCAAGCAATATTACGCTGATCATCAAAATAATATCACCAGCACCCAACTGGTCCATGAAATCATCACCAGGGTTGATGGGGAGGCCTCCATACAGATTGAGGATGATTTGAGTATCATTTGTATTCGCCAGCTTCAACCCTGGCCGGAACAGATTGTTTAGTGCCACGTTGTTAATCTTTTGTTTTTGCCACAGAAACACAAGGACACAGAGGAGTTGATTCCGTAAAACATGACAAAATAGAGGGCCCTTAAAATGGGCCTTTGATTTGTCCTATGGTTTTTGTATTATTCTGTAGGGGCAGACCTGTGTGTCTGCCCATGAGCTGGCCAATGTCGTCAAATTAAAGACTTACCTGCGATAAAATCCCCCTTTTCAAAGGGGGTTGGGGGATTTAACCCTCAGAATTACATCCCCCTAACCCCCTTAAACCAAGGGGGAATGGATTCACAGTACCATTCTGAATGCTTAAGTTAATGACATTGGGAAGCTGGGCGAACACACAGGTTCGCCCCTACGTTTTTGGCCGAAAACATAACAAACCCCTGAGATTTATTTCTGAATACTGTAATTGTTAATTTTAATGGAGAGAAACGTTATGGCATCCCTGTTGATTGTCGATGATTCGAGTGCGGTGAGAAACAGCATCGTTCAATTTCTCAACGAACACGGAATTGAGTGCATCACAGCATCCAATGGCTTTGAGGGGATTGAACAATTGAAAGCCAATCCGGGCATCAAACTGATCATTACAGACATTATGATGCCGGAAATGACAGGTCTGGAAATGCTGGATAAAATCAGAAATGAAGTAGGAAATCAGGAGGTCAAAGTCCTCATCCTTACCAATGAAAACAGTCCGGAGTTTAAACTGAAATGCAAACCGCTGAAAGTCAAAGCCTGGATTGTCAAACCGTTTGATGGACCGAATGCCCTGCCAGTCATTCAAAAACTGCTTCAATGAAAGGCATCATCTTCAGTCGTTGAAACTAAGGAACGCTCAAAAAATAACAGGGAAAACTTTCTGGTGACGAACGTTACGTTCCCGTTCCATTACGTTGGGAAGATACCCATTTTTCCACAATAATCTTCAAACAGATGATTGGCATCCCTCATGATCCGGTCCTTGTCCTCGGGTGATACAACACTGTGCGACCTGTCAAGAACTGTTTTGAGCTGTTCTGCATAATCCGCGGTTATCTCAATCGTGACCAATTCCCGCTGAAGCGCATTCAGATGTTCCGCAAGTGATTTCAGCGGCACCTGAGACAGTGGTTCACTGTCGAGAATCATATACAATCCCGGACCTTCTACTTTTTCTCGAACCCTCAGAAAATAGTGTTCTGCCTCCTGTCGCGAATATTGAGGCGCTTCAAGGAGCCAGGCGTCAAACAAGTCGCTGGTGGAATTCCATGAAGGCACCGGGTGCTGTTCCATGAATCTGGCAAACTGCGTCAAGGCCTGTGCGGCCTGGACCACAGACCATCCCGCGGGCAAACGATTCAGCGCTGGAAACAGGGCCATGAGCGGATAAGCGGATTTCAGTGAAACTTCCAGATATTCCTTGAGCGAAGTTTCATGCTGAAAATAATTCCGGGTATGAAACTTTCTGAGCAGGAATGGGGAATTCTGACATTTTGTTTCAAGCATGTTCTGGAAAGAAACAGGTAAAACGATTTTCCATGGTTGATAGATCCGTTCAGGAATTTCGCCGAGACAATTGAGATTGTCCTGATAATCAATGCCCGGTCCGGTTTGTTCTTCATTGAGGGTTTGCATCCTGTGTCCTTTTACAAACCGGGACTGCTCCAGATAGCCTTCCAGAAACGAGTGGATTTTCAGGGAACCTCGTTCGATGGATAACTGCATCGGACTTGTGGAATCGAGGATCAATCCTCCAAGTTTGCAGGGAATTCCCTGAGCATGGGTCCACCACAGCAACGCCAGAAGCTGGTCTGCAAAAAATTCTTTCCACGCTTCTTTTTCTTCGGGAGTGATTCCCTGTCCCTGAGGATAATGCTGATTGTTCAAGTGGCGTTCATTCATGGCTGTTACAAAAAAACGCAGACCATCGCCATCGCCTCCGCTGGGATTCGGGGTGATGAATTTACGCCCCATGAGCTGAAATTGTTTCAACACCTGGTCATTCATTTTCTGGATTGCGGCTTCATACAATGGTTCCCGGGAAACCTTCATTCGCTTTTTGATTTCTGTGGATTTGCTCAGATCGACTTCAATCAAAATTCCAAATCCCTGGATGGTGAAGGCGATTTCTTCATGAATCAACGCATGAATCCTGTCTGCGATGTCTTCTTTGGGTAAAATGGAGTTTCCGGGAACCAGCATGAAACTATCGACTTTGTGTATGAGCATTTCCTGAACTTCTTCCTGAAGTCCGGTGGCCACTCTCACGGCTTCCGTGTAAGCCAGTTCGTGGCTGGTGCGTTCTGAATACTGGAGCAGATTGCGCACATATTCCTGAAACGCTCTATGGAAAAAATTAACCATCACCTGGGTCACGTGCTGATAATCCTCAAAAATCAACAGGGCATAATTGTCCTGGCACAACAGATCAAACGGAATTTCCAGCGGAATGAGAACATGCAGTTTTTTACGATCAAGCCAGGTGTGAATGGTTCGATTCGGCTGAATATGTGACAAGAGCGAGGCAATAATCTGTGGCTCCGCGGGAAAGTAGTCAAGAGCATCCGGGAAGAGTGGATAGGCCTTTTCAAACCGGATTCCCACCGCATAAGATTCCCGGATGGGTGACAAAATATCTTTCATGGTGGCGGAGTCACGGTTCAATTTGCCGGTCAACGCGCCAAACAACGCCGACTGCGCAAGTTCGCGCTGTTCATACATCCATTGCCGGTATTGGTTGAGTTCAAATTCCAGACGTTCCAGGATGCTGGTATAAATCGTATTGAACACTTCTGTCACCGGAAAAACGAAATAATTGGTGATGAAGCAGATATTTCGCCCTAAGGGTGCTTTATAAAAGTTGAGGTTGACAAAGCCTTCAAGCTGGTTGGCCCTGATCAAGGGGAAAGACAGGGAATAAACACCTTTGGTTGAGGCATAACTGGTTCGGAGTTCAAACAGTTCAAACGAGCTTTCCTTCATTTTTGCCATGCGTTTGGCCGTGACAGAGTCTTGATGGATCTGGATGATGCTGGGGAAATCACGGGGAGTTCTGTGTCCGCTGGATACGAGTGAAAAACTGTTGCCATGGATGAGTTGAATCGAACAGGAATGGCATTTGAGCCCCCTGATTTCGCCAAAGGCCTGATGGAGATATTCCACCAGTCCTTCAAAATGTGACGCATTGCGAATCCGACTTTGGATTCGTAACATTTTTGTTTCTTTCTGATTGCCCAGAATGTTGAGAAATAACATAAACAGAGAAGTTGACAGCAACAGCAGCAGGGGAAACATCAGCGCATCCGTAAAAGCCACTTTGTCTGCAATGTCAGACAGTGACGCAAGATAAAGGCTATATATTTTTTGATGGGATGTTTCCGGAGTGCTGATCTGACGTCTGAGAAAATAGTAAAGTGATTTGTCCACGCCATGCCAGCTATAGCGACTGAAGCCAACGGATTTATTCAGCAGACTGAGCCTGAGATTCATGTTGGCGGTCTCATAAATTTCATTGGGCGCGACCAACGACACACCAAATTTGATTCGTTCCGCAATATCTCGTTGAATGTCAGGGAAAACCCTGAAAATCAAACTGTCACGTTCCTCGTTGGGCAGTGTCCGATACTCCTTTTCATAATCACGAATCAGAACGCCCCGGATCTGATCAATAAAATCGGAAGCATGTTCATCCAGAGTGATCCCTTCTTTGGGCCAGATATAAATTCGGCGTGACACAGCCTGGTTGTATTTTTCCTGTTTATCTTCAATGGATTCACTGGTCGCGTATTCCAGAAGATAACGCATGGCCTCAAACTGTCGGGTCGGTGTGGTGAATTCGGTATAAATCCGTTGGCCGATCCATACAATTTCTAGCAGGATCAGGAGTGTGCTTAACCATAAGGAAACATTTTTTCCACGGATCTGACATCGCTGCAATTCAATGGAACGAAACCCGTAATCCATCAAGGGTTGTTTATTCAGCAGGCGTTGCTTGAAATACGCCCACATCAAACCGGAATCGTTTTCATGGGGATGGTTTTGGGACATGTGCATGCTATGTTGGAGTTTTCG
This genomic interval from SAR324 cluster bacterium contains the following:
- a CDS encoding Hpt domain-containing protein, which produces MKRITLFMILLLCGFSVNAEPVQNPCSSCDFLIQSLDKPFSLVGTWLFTRDDNPQNKDLEADTKDWKIVKAPGPWKKVYDDGKSFRVGWYRGTLHFDPSLLGQEVVFLIDTYVARLDVFLDGQKIYHRGDINKYEPYYGIQPVPVRFKITETTHTLAFRVDTILMVGIYQLPFELRAYNPGDAFIGFFHFWGGEFRFLAAHLALGFGLFFLLVFYKTRYPMYLLAALSSIMVYPFYAFPGNFYMKWFDSQTLLVLHYIGIISLGIFPYYFAQYFYKEFPKNNIVHGVLNLLLLVIFSYLSIDFHLELFQKVRVILFLYEVSLIGVVIYMLSRTVFGKSSNKTKGLPLLLVAEIFFFFSCVHDILIALGKINSVAMIFSGTLFVVVAMLWVASNIFADTFVENKRLVKDLKTINEHLEEMVEQRTEQLRQKNNDIQSMLQNLPQGILTIAEENKIHPEYSIYLETIFETKQIAGQEIMSFLFESSNLGVDAQGQINSTLESCIGEDEMNFDLNRGVLPLEYEKTLHDGQVKTLSLIWSPICNDDEIIEKILVCVRDVTQLKQLEKEAGQQKKELEMIGEILAITNKNFVSYIKNSNQFLLENRKLIENTTQASDDVLQTLFRNMHTIKGNARVYGLHNMTDTAHHAEQSYDALRKKQIEWNQELLLRELNEVSYSLELYNQLYEEKLSVFSGKQQGTFVEETLMEKLKHALQDSATDKLDTIRHSISQMKTIIMAFDTESLDKTVSEVIQSLPSIAKEIGKPTPTVLVKDQNVRVRSEIVPMLKDVFMHLFRNAIDHGIESREERVRSGKSDKGQITLEAAIVNGKLQLRLFDDGRGLGLVKLRKKALEQGIFTTDTPPTDQDVAQLIFASGMSTAEQVTTISGRGVGMDAVKRFLQRQQGDIEIVFQNQESDSAEFRPIEFHITLPGEYGIQLS
- a CDS encoding serine/threonine-protein phosphatase; translated protein: MSSSEIENVLQAIDTLARWVKKLDSYSEDQIKLNPIPPTIYAEINHLSDTIHDATIQAKKKEEKLQRLSELFEQLEQLKDVDQILNTTFQLLGKYIHFSDSACYLMEDGYYVPEKEAFVDALNLKLNSDVTEYIFSEGDDVRCFNRIEEGSYLHKYFSQVDEDVERANILFLRIHGTGKILCFYQSPGSQGFNHADEEFCKAIMKQAKLRIRNITLIKEEIRLESELKIAGLVQKKLFPKELPRIPNLDIVTFHKSAAETGGDWHGFIQLEDYLYLFIGDVTGHGAPAAIITATVYGAYQVLREKLQNGELVLPHEVLNYLNNVVCASGQGEFLMTFFAGRLNLRTGLMEFSNAGHPFPVYIQAIKPEVKHLYANNPPLGYHENVQFELHSGVLHQNEILILYTDGLIENENKKGYVLTANKLHRFLKQYYADHQNNITSTQLVHEIITRVDGEASIQIEDDLSIICIRQLQPWPEQIV
- a CDS encoding response regulator yields the protein MASLLIVDDSSAVRNSIVQFLNEHGIECITASNGFEGIEQLKANPGIKLIITDIMMPEMTGLEMLDKIRNEVGNQEVKVLILTNENSPEFKLKCKPLKVKAWIVKPFDGPNALPVIQKLLQ